Proteins encoded within one genomic window of Epinephelus lanceolatus isolate andai-2023 chromosome 9, ASM4190304v1, whole genome shotgun sequence:
- the trpm6 gene encoding transient receptor potential cation channel subfamily M member 6 isoform X2, translating to MSFTEKSRRSWIEDNLFKRECVKFIPSSRDLHRCIPVCQVCQNLIRCCCGRLMMEHSWQESPSPMSLYPGPGQDLEEDWSIELHTKASPTNAYGIVDFEDTATRVCRAKYVRLAVDSKPDVLLQLMLREWQMEKPKLLLTVQGGSENFTLPVKVKQAFSKGLITAALSTEAWILTDGINTGVSKYVGEAVKTFGGHNLRKRNTVGITPWGVIDNNTDLVGRDVFRPYQPLGNPLSKRACLNGFHSHFLLVDDGTLGKHGCQQGLRRKLEKHIQLQKIHPRLNQGVPVVCVVLEGGPAIVSTVLDYVSSVPPVPVFVFEGSGRAADLLAFLHKQTAIDRQLDADIKEDFLVRIGEVFGVEIAEASQLYSLLLQCMDHRQSITIFDSEAEDQTAPDAAILTTSLKGTKASPAEQLSVALAWDRPDIAQKVMVYGQHWQVGSLEQAMLDALVMDRVSFVKLLIDNGMTMSRFLTVDRLEELYNTPQGQTDRFLRHLVEDAKQTSLPIGHRLSLIDVGLVIEYLIGGAYRSTYTRKHFRAAYNNHLQDKVTTSLEGRRDRSTSMSKQRRGLIPNSSRARSLQDLPFFRTAQPYKPKEQNVTPSSSREITLSPGLGDTPLLVPFNFNDLFVWAVLHQRQQMALFLWQHGEEALARATVACKLYRSMAFEARQSNWDDDIAERFKTYSLEFGQLAVDVLDCAFRQNEQMAMKLLTSEMEAWSHFTCLQMAVSSCHRPFVSHSCTQTLLTDLWTGPLNMRKNSFVKIILSLLLPPAILLLEFKSKAEMCHVPQSHEAALFGLESVKSAPVHEGTDHAGSQDPEQGLSFSDKCLGPVSETVSSITVQCLSWITRLYEFYTAPVVKFWFHTMSYLAFVMLFSYVVLVKMGDYPSVQEWLVIAYILSTAVEKTREVLMSEPRKLSQKLKIWFSEYWNISDFIAILLFMAGLVLRWQAEPYRTAGRISYCLDTIFWFVRVMDLLAVNQYAGPYLTMITKMTSNMFFIVVMMAVVLLSFGVSRKAILSPDEEPSWSLARDIVFQPYWMIYGEVYATEIDPCEDSHPCPPASFLTAFLQAVYMFFQYIIMVNILIAFFNNIYFDMASTSNKLWKYNRYRYIMTYQERPWLPPPLILLSHMALGLKAIYRRLSGDAEREERCSGLKLYLGHEDLKKLHEFEGKCVEGYFHEKSEDVHSRQINRIRATADRAEEMCVMMGEVSDKVNFIQDSLSELDCQLGQLQDLSAQAVDTLTLLSATDSLHKKEARLAQCRPITASRHILPHSWTLMHRGGADWDVLNMRRAIAKPCRSTPPSLLKGHVLVASRLTSQECHVGARGSRGGRQGHTEKGEEGVKEDSQFGTPDHPSENCQGVSRPASHASFSPSYGAGVHLSGFRDQTTCESCGPPRCASPLSPRGLESPHHKLWTCDPYLYPNQEETSMEEEEEEEEEEKRTHEELSNIEVSRASSTAVLLSDPRDISEGLVNPAFSQDDSRLSSRPKPSTQWGRPVKSPRWARLSRDRPYGCCRSLSSSVENMAFSGAPLSPMRGSFPSLNEPMNKEGLSDGRSFREATSLQCSMGREWSKSSDFTQVPDSRGKNQNRKTVKIQESSPDTVTMQSHMSDASWRRCRRLRGEPTCLSASTSLSQLNFEPMDLLQKQVFSHQDVWSSTNSTWNSWARSMSRSLQSGIAPEAKSSSFQSTDNLYPHYSAMERNNLMRLAHTIPFTPVSLLGGEEVSIYSLEEVPSDADPESSTVSSWSSRGLSAMLQPLSSEEGSLDGGLRQGCRVLCTWAERDVLRPGLVYVVKAFKQEVVRAWQRYFPGSTALQLCLREIQQQRAAQKMMQVFNEVKPDDMHHSPRFLDVALVLWHSNGQWLTIERNMSGDFRKYNNNTGEEITPCCSLEEMLLAFSHWTYEYSCRELLVLDIQGVGEELTDPTVIMTDDQSGSRGEMLFGPDNLGDAAISGFLQKHSCGGCCHRLGLADFSNKSNQIIHAGCVDFLPGLFEEVFGQLREQQRSRIYTGERRSRGR from the exons ATGAGCTTCACTGAGAAG TCACGAAGGTCTTGGATTGAGGACAACCTCTTcaagagagagtgtgtgaagTTTATCCCCTCATCTCGGGACCTACATAG ATGTATTCCTGTGTGTCAAGTATGCCAAAACTTGATCAG ATGCTGCTGTGGCCGCCTGATGATGGAGCACTCTTGGCAAGAGTCCCCTTCCCCCATGTCCCTCTATCCTGGTCCTGGACAGGACCTGGAAGAGGACTGGTCCATAGAGCTCCACACCAAAGCCAGTCCCACCAATGCCTATGGGATTGTAGACTTTGAAGACACTGCCACACGTGTCTGCCGGGCCAAG TATGTCCGTTTGGCTGTGGACTCAAAGCCAGACGTGCTGCTTCAACTGATGCTAAGGGAGTGGCAGATGGAGAAACCGAAGCTGCTACTGACTGTCCAGGGGGGCTCAGAAAACTTTACCCTGCCCGTTAAAGTCAAGCAGGCCTTCAGCAAAGGGCTAATAACTGCCGCCCTAAGCACAGAGGCATGGATACTCACTGATGGCATTAATACAG GTGTGTCTAAGTACGTGGGCGAGGCAGTGAAAACATTCGGGGGACATAATCTGAGGAAGAGAAACACAGTCGGCATCACGCCATGGGGAGTCATTGACAACAACACGGACCTTGTAGGCAGAGAT GTGTTCAGGCCCTACCAGCCACTGGGGAACCCTTTGAGCAAGAGGGCCTGTCTGAATGGTTTCCACTCCCATTTTCTGTTGGTGGATGATGGAACACTGGGAAAACATGGCTGCCAGCAAGGCctcaggaggaagctggagaaacACATCCAGCTACAGAAGATACACCCTC GACTCAACCAAGGAGTGCCggtggtgtgtgtggtgttggAGGGAGGCCCTGCCATTGTGTCCACTGTGTTGGACTATGTTAGCAGTGTGCCTCCTGTGCCCGTTTTTGTGTTTGAAGGATCAGGCAGGGCTGCTGACCTGCTCGCCTTCTTACACAAGCAGACCGCTATTGACAG GCAGTTGGATGCTGACATCAAAGAGGACTTCCTTGTCAGGATTGGAGAGGTGTTTGGAGTAGAGATAGCAGAAGCCTCGCAGCTTTACAGTCTCCTCCTGCAGTGCATGGATCACAGACAGTCT ATAACCATCTTTGACTCAGAGGCAGAGGACCAAACGGCACCTGATGCAGCCATTTTGACAACCAGTCTCAAGG GCACCAAGGCCAGTCCTGCAGAGCAGCTGAGTGTGGCCCTAGCCTGGGACAGGCCTGACATTGCACAGAAAGTCATGGTGTATGGACAGCATTGGCAG GTGGGTTCCTTGGAGCAGGCCATGCTGGATGCTCTGGTGATGGACCGGGTCAGTTTTGTCAAACTGCTGATTGACAACGGCATGACAATGAGCCGCTTCCTGACTGTGGATCGCCTCGAGGAGCTCTATAATACG CCTCAGGGGCAGACGGACCGTTTCCTACGCCACCTCGTTGAAGATGCGAAACAG ACTTCTCTTCCCATAGGTCACCGTCTCTCTCTCATTGACGTGGGCCTGGTGATAGAGTACCTCATAGGGGGAGCGTACCGCAGCACCTACACACGGAAACACTTCAGAGCCGCCTACAACAACCACCTGCAGGACAAAGTGACTACATCACTA gagGGTAGACGGGACAGATCCACCTCCATGTCTAAACAGAGACGAGGACTGATACCAAACTCTTCAAGGGCCAGGAGTCTCCAGGACCTGCCTTTCTTTAGAACTGCTCAGCCCTACAAACCCAAG GAGCAAAATGTTACTCCCTCAAGCAGTCGAGAGATCACATTGAGCCCTGGCCTGGGTGACACTCCTTTGCTGGTTCCCTTCAACTTCAACGACCTGTTCGTGTGGGCCGTGCTTCAccagcgtcagcagatggcactTTTTCTGTGGCAGCACGGTGAGGAAGCGCTGGCACGTGCTACAGTGGCCTGTAAGCTTTACCGTTCCATGGCCTTTGAGGCACGACAAAGCAATTGGGACGACGACATTGCAGAGCGATTCAAGACATATTCACT TGAGTTTGGTCAGTTGGCAGTGGACGTGTTAGACTGTGCATTTCGTCAGAACGAGCAGATGGCCATGAAGCTCTTGACTTCAGAGATGGAGGCATGGAGCCACTTCACCTGTCTGCAGATGGCTGTCTCCTCATGTCACAGACCGTTTGTCTCACACTCCTGCACTCAGACCCTCCTCACAGATCTGTGGACTGGTCCGCTCAACATGAGAAAAAACTCCTTTGTGAAG ATAATTTTGAGCCTCCTACTGCCCCCTGCGATCTTGCTTCTGGAGTTTAAGAGCAAAGCTGAAATGTGCCATGTACCACAGTCCCACGAGGCAGCGCTGTTTGGACTTGAGTCTGTGAAGTCAGCACCAGTCCACGAGGGAACTGATCACGCC GGCAGTCAGGATCCAGAGCAAGGCCTGTCATTCAGTGACAAATGTTTGGGTCCAGTGTCAGAAACTGTATCCTCTATCACTGTGCAGTGTCTGTCCTGGATCACACGACTCTATGAATTCTACACAGCTCCTGTTGTCAAATTCTGGTTTCACACA ATGTCCTACTTGGCCTTTGTGATGTTATTCTCCTATGTTGTCCTGGTGAAGATGGGGGATTATCCCAGTGTTCAGGAGTGGCTGGTCATAGCCTACATCTTGTCCACCGCAGTGGAGAAAACCAGAGAG GTACTGATGTCTGAGCCGAGGAAGCTGAGCCAGAAGCTTAAGATTTGGTTCTCAGAGTACTGGAACATATCAGATTTCATTGCCATCCTACTCTTCATGGCTGGTCTGGTACTGCGTTGGCAAGCTGAACCCTACCGGACGGCAGGACGCATCAGTTACTGCCTGGACACCATCTTCTGGTTCGTTAGGGTGATGGATCTGCTGGCTGTCAATCAGTATGCTGGCCCTTACCTCACCATGATCACTAAGATG ACCAGTAACATGTTCTTCATCGTGGTAATGATGGCAGTAGTGCTGCTGAGCTTCGGGGTATCCAGGAAGGCCATCCTGTCGCCAGATGAGGAGCCGTCCTGGAGCCTAGCTCGAGACATAGTCTTCCAGCCATACTGGATGATCTACGGAGAGGTCTATGCAACGGAGATAGATC CATGTGAGGACAGCCATCCATGTCCTCCTGCTTCCTTTCTCACGGCATTCCTCCAGGCTGTCTATATGTTCTTCCAGTATATCATCATGGTCAACATACTCATTGCATTTTTTAA CAACATCTACTTTGACATGGCATCGACATCCAACAAGCTGTGGAAGTACAACCGTTATCGCTACATAATGACGTATCAGGAGAGGCCGTGGCTGCCTCCACCCCTTATCCTTCTTAGTCACATGGCCTTAGGTTTGAAAGCCATCTACAGGAGATTAAGTGGAGATGCTGAGCGGGAGGAGAGATGCTCTGGGCTTA AGCTCTACCTGGGCCACGAAGATCTGAAGAAGCTCCATGAGTTTGAGGGGAAATGTGTAGAGGGCTACTTTCATGAGAAGAGTGAAGATGTCCACAGCAGGCAAATTAACAGGATCAGAGCCACAGCTGACAG AGCTGAGGAGATGTGCGTGATGATGGGTGAGGTCTCAGATAAAGTCAACTTCATTCAGGACAGCCTGTCTGAGCTGGACTGTCAGCTGGGTCAGCTCCAAGACCTTTCGGCACAGGCAGTGGACACCctcactctgctctctgctactgACAGCCTACACAAGAAGGAGGCACGCCTGGCTCAATGTCGACCCATAACAGCGTCCCGGCATATCCTCCCTCACAGCTGGACCCTCATGCACAGAGGTGGAGCAGACTGGGATGTACTTAATATGAGACGAGCCATTGCCAAGCCGTGTAGAAGTACCCCGCCTTCATTACTGAAGGGCCACGTTCTGGTGGCGAGTAGACTGACATCACAGGAGTGCCATGTTGGAGCCAgggggagcagaggaggaagacaagGACACACTGAGAAGGGAGAAGAAGGAGTGAAGGAG GATTCACAGTTTGGTACTCCTGACCATCCCAGTGAGAATTGCCAGGGAGTCTCTAGACCTGCTTCTCATGCTTCCTTCTCTCCGTCATACGGAGCCGGAGTTCATCTCAGTGGTTTCAGGGATCAGACAACCTGTGAGTCCTGTGGACCGCCCCGCTGCGCGTCTCCTCTTTCTCCCAGAGGCCTGGAGTCACCGCATCATAAACTCTGGACATGTGACCCTTACCTGTATCCCAATCAGGAGGAAACTTCcatggaagaggaggaagaggaagaagaagaggagaaaaggaCACATGAGGAGCTCTCTAATATAGAAGTGTCCAGAGCTTCTAGCACCGCTGTCCTGCTGTCTGACCCTCGAGACATCTCTGAGGGTTTGGTAAATCCTGCCTTTTCTCAGGATGATAGCCGACTAAGTTCTCGGCCCAAACCTTCCACCCAATGGGGAAGACCAGTGAAATCCCCCAGGTGGGCTCGTCTGTCCAGAGACCGCCCCTACGGCTGCTGCAGGTCTCTGTCATCCAGTGTGGAGAATATGGCTTTCTCAGGGGCACCTCTCAGTCCAATGAGGGGATCATTTCCATCTCTTAACGAACCAATGAACAAAGAGGGTTTGTCAGATGGGAGGAGTTTCAGGGAGGCCACATCACTGCAATGCAGCATGGGCAGAG AGTGGTCCAAGTCCTCTGACTTCACTCAAGTACCAGACAGCAGAGGCAAAAACCAGaacaggaagacagtgaagaTACAAGAGAGCAGTCCAGATACT GTAACCATGCAATCCCATATGTCTGATGCCAGCTGGAGAAGGTGCCGGAGATTGAGAGGAGAACCTACATGTTTGTCGGCTTCAACCAGCCTCAGTCAGCTCA ATTTTGAACCAATGGATTTGTTGCAGAAGCAGGTGTTTTCCCATCAG GATGTGTGGAGCTCCACTAATTCAACATGGAACAGCTGGGCCAGATCCATGAGCCGCAG TTTACAGAGTGGGATTGCCCCTGAAG CAAAGAGCTCCTCATTCCAGTCCACTGACAATTTGTATCCTCACTATTCAG CTATGGAGAGAAACAATCTGATGAGACTGGCTCACACCATTCCCTTCACTCCTGTTTCCCTTCTGG GAGGTGAAGAGGTGAGCATCTACTCTCTGGAGGAAGTGCCCTCTGATGCTGACCCTGAATCCAGCACAGTCTCCTCCTGGTCATCACGTGGCCTCTCTGCCATGCTGCAGCCCCTCTCCAGTGAAGAGGGCTCGCTGGATGGAGGTCTCCGGCAGGGCTGCAGGGTGCTGTGCACCTGGGCAGAACGGGACGTGCTCAGACCTGGTCTGGTATACGTAGTGAAAGCCTTCAAGCAGGAGGTGGTTCGGGCCTGGCAGAGGTACTTCCCTGGTAGCACGGCACTACAGCTTTGTTTAAGA GAGATCCAGCAGCAGCGAGCAGCTCAGAAGATGATGCAAGTGTTCAATGAAGTCAAACCTGATGATATGCACCACTCACCAAG GTTTCTAGATGTAGCACTGGTCCTCTGGCATTCGAATGGCCAGTGGCTGACTATTGAGAGGAACATGTCCGGTGACTTCAGGAAGTACAACAATAACACAGGAGAAGAGATCACCCCCTGCTGTTCACTGGAAGAAATGCTGCTGGCGTTTTCTCACTGGACTTATGAGTACTCCTGCAGAGAGCTTCTGGTACTCGATATTCAAG GAGTAGGAGAGGAGCTGACCGATCCAACAGTCATCATGACAGACGATCAAAG TGGTAGCAGGGGTGAGATGCTTTTTGGTCCAGATAACCTTGGTGATGCTGCCATCAGCGGTTTCCTGCAGAAACACTCTTGCGGTGGCTGCTGCCACAGACTGGGCCTGGCAG ATTTCTCCAACAAATCAAACCAAATTATTCATGCCGGATGCGTGGACTTCCTCCCAGGCCT ATTTGAGGAAGTGTTCGGACAGCTGCGAGAACAACAGCGAAGCAGAATCTACACCGGGGAAAGAAGATCAAGAGGACGATGA